The stretch of DNA TACATCGAAGCCGGGCAGATCCACACCGTGTTCGACGTGGAGACCGAGGTGAAGGTGCCCGCCGGCCTGACGGCGGAAGACCTCGCACGCCCGGTGATCATGGTCTCGGACACCGAGACGGGCGAGCCCAAGTACGAGATTTACACGTTCAACCGACAGGTCGTCACCGTCCCGCTCGACGACGAGGGCGAGGAAACCTCCGGCGTGAACCAGATCGCGAAACAGGAGATCGAACGCGAGATCCACTCCGTCGCCCGCGGCCACGTCGAGGTCGAACTCCAGGGGCAGGACCGCGCCGTGGTGTACGTCGAGGAGGACGACATCTCCTACGTGATCGGCAAGGGCGGCGGCCGGATCAGCGAGATCGAGGATCGCCTCGGAATCGACATCGACGTGCGGACCCACGAGGAGAACCCCGCGCCGGCGACCGCCAACGGCGGCACGGAGAGCGTCGGCTCGCCCCAGGGCGAGGTGGTCGAACCGGAGATCACCGCCCGCCACGTCGTGCTCCGACTCGACGAGCACGTCGGCGAGACCGTCGAGGTCCGGGCAGACGGCGACTACCTGTTCACGGCCACCGTCGGCCGCGGCGGCGACGTGCAGGTCTCTCGCGGCTCGGCGATCGCCGAGGAGCTCGAGGACGCGATCGACCGCAAACAGCAGATCACGGTCGTTCCCGCCTGATCGGGGACCGCCACGCTGCCGGCAGCAGTTCTCGAACCCCGTCTGCGGTTGTTTCCGGACTCGCACAGCGACGCGACGGATCTTCTCCCCTGACTGTGATGGTTGTGAACTATGCACAGGGATTTATGCTGCTCGCCCCCCAACTCCCACGGTATGGCCACGAACAACCGCGGCATGAACCCCCTCGACACGCTCCGGGACCGCTACGACACCGTCGAGACGGTCTGTCCGGCGTGTGGGTACGACGACGCCGACGGGAAGTGGACCGGCGAGACCGACGGCGCGGAGGTCCGGTACGAGCACGCCTGTCCGAGCTGTGGGCACGTGGCGGTCCGCCGGATCACGATCGGGCGCTGAACCGCGCGGCGCTCGCGCCCGCTCCCGCGTGCGGGGACATCCCCGGGACCGACGGGTTCAACCCTGCCGACTCCGTAGCCCGCGCTGAATGAGTAAGGACTTCATCGAGGTCCGCGGGGCCGAGGAGAACAACCTCGCGGATCTCGACGTGGAGATCCCGCGGGAGGAGTTCAGCGTCGTCACCGGGCTCTCGGGGTCGGGGAAGTCCTCGTTGGCGTTCGACACCGTCTACGCCGAGGGACAGCGCCGCTACATCGAGAGCCTGTCGGCGTACGCCCGGAACTTCCTGGGGCAGATGGACAAGCCGCAGGTCGAGTCCGTCGAGGGGCTCTCGCCGGCCATCTCGATCGACCAGAAGAATGCCGCGAACAACCCCCGATCGACGGTGGGGACGGTCACGGAACTGCACGACTATCTCCGCCTCCTGTACGCCCGCGTCGGTACGCCCCACTGTCCCGAGTGCGGCCGCGAGGTCGGCACCCAGAGCGCCCAGCAGATGGTGCGCCGGGTGTTCGAACTGCCCGAGGGCACGCGTGCGAAGATCGCCGCGCCCGTCGTCCGCGACCAGAAGGGCGCGTTCGAGGACCTGTTCGAGGAACTCGTGAGCGAAGGCTATGCTCGCGTCGAGATCGACGGCGAGCGCTACGACCTCACCACCGACGACCCCGACCTCGACGAGAACTACGACCACACGATCGACGTGGTGGTCGACCGCGTGAAAGTCAGCGAGGAGGACCGCTCCCGGATCACCGACTCCGTCGAGACCGCCCTCGAAGAGGGCGACGGCGTGCTGAAGGTGATCCTCCCGTCGCCGCCCGAGGAGCTGCCCGAGTCGTTCGGCGGTAACGTCTCCCGGAGCACCGGCGACCTCGCCGACGACGAGGCGGACGCCGACGCGAACGAGCGACTGGTCGTCGAGTTCTCCGAGGAGCTCGCCTGCACCCACTGCGGCATCGACTTCTCGGAGATCGAGACGCGCTCCTTTTCGTTCAACTCTCCCCACGGCGCCTGCCCGGAGTGTGAGGGGATCGGCGAGACGAAGGAGGTCGACGAGGACCTCGTCGTCGTCGACCCCGAGAAGCCGATCAAGGACGTGTTCGAGGCCTGGAGCTACAACCGTTCGTACTACCAGACCCGGATCGACAGCGTCGCCGCCCACTTCGGCGTCGACGTGACGACGCCGTTCGCCGAGCTCACCGACAAGCAGCAGCGGCAGTTCCTCTACGGCACCGACGAGCAGGTGGTGTTCCAGCGTCAGACGAAAAACGGCACCCGGCGCAAGGAGAAGCGGTTCGAGGGCGTCATCCCCAACCTCGAACGCCGCCACGTCGAGACTGACAGCGACTCGACCCGCGAGCACATCGAGGAGTACATGGCCGTCACCACCTGTCCGGCCTGCGAGGGGACCCGGCTCAAGCCACAGTCGCGCTCCGTCCTCGTCGACGGCACCGACATCACCGAGGTCAATCGGCTGAGTATCGCCGACGCCCGTAAGCACTTCGAGGGGATGGAGGCGAACCTCTCCGAGCGCGATCGCACGATCGCCGAGGAGATCCTGAAGGAGATCCGCGCCCGGCTGGGCTTCATGGAGGAGGTCGGCCTCGACTACCTCACGCTCGACCGCGAGGCCTCCACCCTCTCCGGCGGCGAGAGCCAGCGCATCCGGCTCGCGACGCAGGTCGGCTCCGGCCTCGTCGGCGTGCTGTACGTGCTCGACGAGCCCTCGATCGGGCTCCACCAGCGCGACAACGACCGTCTGCTGGACACGCTTGAGGGGCTCAGAGATCTCGGCAACACGCTGCTCGTCGTCGAACACGACGAGGAGACGATGCGCCGGGCCGACCACGTGATCGACATGGGCCCCGGCCCGGGCAAGCGGGGCGGCGAGATCGTCGCACAGGGCGAGTTCGACGACATCGTGAACACCGAAGCGTCGGTCACCGGCGACTATCTCGCCGGCCGGAAGACGGTACCTGTCCCCGACGAGCGTCGCGAGAGCGACGCGGCGCTCACGATCGTCGGCGCCCGCCAACACAACCTCGAGGACGTCGACGTCGACCTGCCGATCGGGCAGTTCACCGCCATCACGGGCGTCTCCGGCTCCGGGAAGTCCACGCTGATGCACGACGTGTTGTACAAGGGGCTGGCTCGGAAGATGAACGACAACACGAGCGTCGACCCCGGCGAGCACGACGCGATCGAGGGGACCGACGAGATCGAGACGGTGCGACTGATCGACCAGTCACCGATCGGTCGGACCCCCCGCTCGAACCCCGCGACGTACACGGGCGTGTTCGATCACATCCGCGAGGCGTTCGCCCAGACGAAACTCGCCCAGCAGCGCGGCTACGACAAGGGGCGGTTCTCGTTCAACGTCAAGGGCGGCCGCTGTGAGGAGTGTGGCGGGCAGGGGACGGTCAAGATCGAGATGAACTTCCTCTCGGACGTGCACGTCCCCTGCGAGGAGTGCGGCGGGGCCCGCTACAACGACGAGACGCTCGACGTGGAGTTCAAGGGGAAGACCATCGCCGACGTGCTCGACATGGACGTGGCCGAGGCGTACGACTTCTTCGAGGCCAACAGCCAACTGCGCCGCCGGCTCAAGCTCCTGAAGGACGTGGGGCTGGGGTACATGAAGCTCGGCCAGCCCTCGACCACGCTCTCCGGTGGGGAGGCCCAGCGCGTCAAGCTGGCCGAGGAGCTCGGGAAGAAGCAGACCGGCGAGACGCTGTACCTGCTCGACGAGCCGACGACCGGCCTCCACAAGGAGGACGAGCGCAAGCTGATCGAGGTGCTCCAGCGCCTGACCGACAACGGGAACACCGTCGTGGTGGTCGAACATGAGCTTGACCTGATCAAGAACGCCGACAACGTCGTCGACCTCGGCCCCGAGGGCGGCGAGGGCGGCGGCGAGATCGTCGCGAGCGGGACGCCCGAGGACGTCGCCCGGATCGACGACTCCCACACTGGGCGCTACCTCCGTGACTACCTCCCGAGCGTCGACATGGAGGGACCGCGTGCGGACCGCCGGAAGCCGGCGAAGGAGGAGGCCGAAGCGCCCGCGGCCGACGACGACTGATGCCCGAACTCTCCCGCCGCCGACTGCTCGCCGCCGGCGCGACGGCGACGCTCGTCGGCACCGCCGGCTGTACGGCCGCCGAGCGCGCCCGACTCAACCCCTTCGCCGAGCCGCCGGTGTCGATGACGGCCATCCGGGCCAGCGGTGACGAGACGGAGACGAACTGCAGCCTCGATGCCGAAGCAGTTTCCGAGATCCCGGAGCTACAGAACCCCCTCGACGAGCTCGCCGACGCCGATGACGGCGACCGCGTCGAACGCGGGCTCTCGATCGCGACGGGGCGGCAGATATCGAACCTGTTCACCCGCCAGTGTGACGGCGACGTGGGCGGGATCTACCGCTACGACGGTGCCGCCTACCTGATCGGGCTGACCTACCGCGATCAGGCCGACCACCAGGACCACCACGACCACTTGGCCGAGAGCGCGACCGAGACCGAAACGCCGAGCGAGCAGTAACGGCCCTACCTTTTCGACGCTCCACGCCTTCTCCCCGATTATGTCCACCGCCTACGCCGTCTACGAGGACGCGCTGTTCGTCGTCGACACGGCTCGCGAGACGGTCGTCCACGAGGAGCCGTTCGACTCCCGAACCGAGTGCGTCGCCGTGACCGACGGCACTCTCCTCGTCGGCACGTTCGAGGAGGGCCTCCAGCGCTCGACTGACGAGGGTGCGTCGTGGGAGCGCGCTGCTGGGATCGAGCAGGACGCGGTTACCTCGCTCGCGGTCGCGCCCCACGACCCCAAGACGGTCTACGCCGGCACCGAGCCCAGCCGTCTCTACCGGAGCACCGACGGCGGGGAGACGTTCGAGCGACTGCCGGGCCTCACGGATCTCCCCTCGTCGGCGGAGTGGTCGTTCCCGCCGCGGCCAGACACCCACCACGTTCGCTGGATCGAGCCGGATCCGGGTGATCCGGACCTCCTGCACGTCGCGGTCGAGGCCGGCGCGCTCCTACGCGCTCACGTCGACGCCGACGGGAGCGTCGACTGGACCGATCGCGTTTCGAGCGCTCGCCGGGACGTGCACACGATCGCGACCCATCCCGAACGGCCCGCCCACGCGTGGGTTGCCGCGGGCGATGGATACGCCGAGACGACGGACGCTGGCGAGTCGTGGCAGCATCCGCAGGACGGCCTCGATCACACGTACTGCTGGAGCGTCGCGGTTGGACTGCCTCCCGAACGGCCCGACGGCTCGACGCCGCGGATCCTGCTCTCGGCGGCGACGAGCGCGCGCGAGGCACACCGTGTCGGCGAGTCCTACCTCTACCGGCGAGACGGTGGTGAGTGGGAACGACTCGACGATCGCGGAATCCCGACCGGAGAGGGGGTGTACCGCGCGGTACTGGCACGCGGCGACGACGAAACGACGTTCTGGGCGGCGAACAACCACGGACTGTACTGCACCGACGACGGCGCCGATTCGTGGACCGGGATCGACGTGTCGTGGGCAGATCGCGTCGGCGAGCAGACGTGCCGTGGACTCACGATCGTCGTTGACTGATCCCGCAACCTGAACTTCAAGTACCGGAACGCGACCACCACCGTCGATGCAGTAACCGACAGCGCGGGTCGAACACGGCCGGAGTCCGACGTACCGGCCCGCGATAGGGAAGCGCGTCGGCTGTCAGCCCCAACCACGAGACATATGTCCCGAGCCCGGGTAGCCGGGGGTATGTACGACTTCGCCGTCGTCGGCGTCGGGCCCGCCGGCGCGCGCGTCGCCCGCCGTGCGGCTGAGGCGGGCTACGACGTGGTCGCCTTCGAGCAGGGGGAGATCGGGACGCCACTCGCCTGCTCGGGACACGTCTCGAGGGACATCTGGGAGTACACCCCCGCGGGTGCCCGCGAGGAACTGCTCCAGAACGAGGTGTACGGTGCCGACTTCCACGTCGGCGGCGCCGAGAGCGACGCCTACCCGTTCTACAAGGACGAGCCCGTCTCGAACGTGATCGACCGCGAGGAACTGGACCGCATCCTCGCTGAGGCGGCCAGCGACGCGGGCGCCGAGATCCACGACGGCCACACCGTCACGGGTGTCGACGAGCGGACCGACAGCGTCGAACTCACGGTCTCGCCGGACGACGGCGACGCGTTCACCGTCGAGGCGCGGATGCTTGCCGGCTGTGACGGCCCGGTCTCTCGGACCAGACGCGCGGTCGACCTCCCCGAACCCGACGAGAAGCTCCACGGCGTGCTGGGGTTCGACTCTGCCCCCGACCACGGCGACTTCGTCGACGTGCACCTCACGGTGCCGAGCTTCTTCGCGTGGCGCATCCCGCGTGGCGAAGCCGGCGTCGAGTACGGGCTCGCGGTCCGGCCGGACGCCGACAGCGACGCCCGCGCCCGGTTCGACCGCCTCGTCGACGCCTACGGCGCCGAGATCGACCGGTTCTGTTCGGGTGCGATCCCGATCGGGCCGCCGGACTCCGTCACGTCCCACCGCGTGTTTCTGGTCGGCGACGCGGCCGCACAGACGAAACCGTTCACCGGCGGTGGCATCCTCTATGGAATGCGCTCGGCGGACCACGCGGTCAGGGCGATCGATCCCGACGATCCGGCCACGCTGTCGGCGTACGAGGCGGCGTGGCGCGACGAGCTCGCAACGGAGATCCGGCTCGGTCACTGGCTGCGCCGCGCCTACTCGCTCCCGGAGCCGATCCAGCGGTTCGGACTCCGGCTCACGTCGGGCGAAATCGGGGTCCACATGGACCGCCCGACCACGCTGTTCTCCCGGGAGCACCTGCGGAGCTACCTTCCCTGACTACCCGCTCAGTACGACGGGAGCCGCCCGGACTGCTCGCCACCCTCGACGAACGGGAGCGACGACCGCGTCGCTCTGACCTCCCCGCGATCGGTCCGGACGGCACGAACCGACGCGTCCCGATCGATCCGCGCGAACGCGATCGGTTCCGACAGCGACGGGCTCCACCCTGCCCGCGTCACGCGGCCGATCGGGGCGTCCGAACCGAGCACGGCGGCCCCGCTTCCGGGGATCCGGTCGTCGTCCGCGGCGTCGATCCGGAGGCCGACGAGCCGGTGGCTCGGCTCCTCCGTGGTCTCCCCGACGCCGGCGACGCGAGCCAGCCCGGTCGATTCCGGGGACTCGCCGCGGATGTCGGGGTCGAACAGCGGCGTCCCGGCTTCGAGGGTGAGCGTCTCGTACGTCCGGTAGCCGAAGGGGGCGGCGCCGTTGCCCCGCGAGAGCAGCGTCATCCACACCTCCCCGGCGTCGTCGGCGGCACAGATCACCTCGTAGCTCTCCTCGCCGCCCGGCGCGTCCCCGGCGACGACGGAGACGCCGGCGTCGCCCATCGACCCACGGACGAACGAGTACGCCCCCGTCGGCGCGCCGGCGTTGTGCAGCACCGACGCGATCTTCTCGGTCGCCATCGGGCCGTGGACGCCGAACACGCCGAACTCGGTCGTCGCCTCGCGGGCGGTCACATCGCGGTCGGCGGCGGCCAGCCGGCGGGCCAGCGGCTCGGCACGCCCCGGCGGCGTGAACAGCAACAGGCGCTCGCCGGCGTCGTAGACGAACAGTTCGGCCTCGATCGTTCTGCCGTCGAGTACTAGCGCGTAGCAGCCCCCGCCGTCCGTGCCGGGCAGCTCGTTGGTGACGGCCTCGCCGACGACGGTGTGACGATCGCTCCCCGTCACGACGACGACGCCGTACCCCATCTCGATGGCGCCGACGCCGTTGCGGACTGCCCGGACCGTCCGGTCGGGGCGCCCGTACTCTTCGACCACTTCGCGGCCGCCGCGCTCGCCGAACGTCGCGCCGTGATCGGCGTGGCTCCCGCCGACTAGCGTCATTGCCCGACGGTTCGGCGCCCGCGGGAAAAACTCCGCCGGTTCCGCGGCTCAGAACCCGAACCGGTCCCGGATGATCTCCAGCACGCTCGGTTCCTCCTCGTCGAGATCCTCGGGGTCGGCGACGACTCCCTCCGCGGGGTAGAGCACCACCCCGTCGCCGTTGCTTTCCACCTCGATCAGCCCCGCATCCTTGAGGTCACCGAGCGCGGGCTCGAGCCGGTCGATGTCGGCGTCGACCGCCGCGCGCAGTTCGAGTACGCTCATCCCCTCCTCGGCGCGGTCGGCCAGCGCCGCGAGCACCTCGAACTCCACTTCGTCCCTGTCGCGATGCTCCGGACTGACGGCCATACCCGACCGTGGGAGTGCGAACGGCTTACCTCTACCGGCGACTGGCGGCCCGACCGGCGTGCTGTGGGGACTCGCACGGCCACCACGGCAGGTGGCGGGGTATTTTTAGCCTTCCGCCCGTCTAACTCGGGTAATGGGACTCAGGTGTCTGCTCGGACACGACTTCGGCGAGCCGGAGACCGAGCGTGAACGCAACGAGGAGGGTAACGAGGTGGTCGTTACCGTCCGGGAGGTCAAGACCTGCGAGCGCTGCGGTGAGAAGCAGGTAGTCAGCGAGAACAAGGAGATCACGTCGATCGATCAGCTCCGCGACTCGGCTGCCGGCGAGCAGTCCCGAGAGGAGTCGGCCCCGAAAGTCGGGATCGGAACCGACGCCGAGGAGGAGTGGGGCGACGACGACCCCGCGGCCGGGCAGCCCGAACCGGCGACAGCCGGGACGGAGCCGGAACAGCCCGCCGAGGAGACGGCCACCGTCGAACCCGACGAGGACCCGATCGAGCGCGGCGTCGCCGACATCATCGAACAGGCCGAGAAGGACGACGACATGCTGGAACAGGCGCCCGGGGAGCCGGCGGCCGAGCCCGAACCGGCGGCTGATGCGGCTTCCGACGAGTCGGAGCCGGCCGAGAGTGAGGACGACGAGCCGGTCCACCCCGGCCAGCGCTCGGCGGCGGCCGAGGAGTCCGACGCCCCCGACCCGGCGGAGGACGACGGTGTGATTCTCGACGACGACGCGTCCCCGCCCGAGGAGGGCCGCCACCAGTGGGAGGAAGAGGCCAGCCCCGAGGAGGTCCCCGGTGACGAACGGAACGTCGGCGACGCCTCGGCGCCCGAGGAGTCGGAGGAGGACGACGCCGAGATCATCGACGCGAGCGATTCGTTCCCGGAACCGTCGTCCGCCGAGCCCTCGTCGGAGCCGTCGACTCCCGAGGACGAATCGCAGCAGTCCTCGACGCCGTCGGCCGTCGAGTCCGAGGACGCCGAGATCGTGGACGCCGATCCCGAGCCCGCCACGGGCACCTCGGATCCCGCGCCCGAGTCCGGCGTGAGTCAGTCCGAGGCCGCCGACGCCTCGACCGAGCGCGAGGAGACCGACGAAGGGCACAT from Halolamina sediminis encodes:
- a CDS encoding HVO_0649 family zinc finger protein, which produces MATNNRGMNPLDTLRDRYDTVETVCPACGYDDADGKWTGETDGAEVRYEHACPSCGHVAVRRITIGR
- the uvrA gene encoding excinuclease ABC subunit UvrA, encoding MSKDFIEVRGAEENNLADLDVEIPREEFSVVTGLSGSGKSSLAFDTVYAEGQRRYIESLSAYARNFLGQMDKPQVESVEGLSPAISIDQKNAANNPRSTVGTVTELHDYLRLLYARVGTPHCPECGREVGTQSAQQMVRRVFELPEGTRAKIAAPVVRDQKGAFEDLFEELVSEGYARVEIDGERYDLTTDDPDLDENYDHTIDVVVDRVKVSEEDRSRITDSVETALEEGDGVLKVILPSPPEELPESFGGNVSRSTGDLADDEADADANERLVVEFSEELACTHCGIDFSEIETRSFSFNSPHGACPECEGIGETKEVDEDLVVVDPEKPIKDVFEAWSYNRSYYQTRIDSVAAHFGVDVTTPFAELTDKQQRQFLYGTDEQVVFQRQTKNGTRRKEKRFEGVIPNLERRHVETDSDSTREHIEEYMAVTTCPACEGTRLKPQSRSVLVDGTDITEVNRLSIADARKHFEGMEANLSERDRTIAEEILKEIRARLGFMEEVGLDYLTLDREASTLSGGESQRIRLATQVGSGLVGVLYVLDEPSIGLHQRDNDRLLDTLEGLRDLGNTLLVVEHDEETMRRADHVIDMGPGPGKRGGEIVAQGEFDDIVNTEASVTGDYLAGRKTVPVPDERRESDAALTIVGARQHNLEDVDVDLPIGQFTAITGVSGSGKSTLMHDVLYKGLARKMNDNTSVDPGEHDAIEGTDEIETVRLIDQSPIGRTPRSNPATYTGVFDHIREAFAQTKLAQQRGYDKGRFSFNVKGGRCEECGGQGTVKIEMNFLSDVHVPCEECGGARYNDETLDVEFKGKTIADVLDMDVAEAYDFFEANSQLRRRLKLLKDVGLGYMKLGQPSTTLSGGEAQRVKLAEELGKKQTGETLYLLDEPTTGLHKEDERKLIEVLQRLTDNGNTVVVVEHELDLIKNADNVVDLGPEGGEGGGEIVASGTPEDVARIDDSHTGRYLRDYLPSVDMEGPRADRRKPAKEEAEAPAADDD
- a CDS encoding WD40/YVTN/BNR-like repeat-containing protein, coding for MSTAYAVYEDALFVVDTARETVVHEEPFDSRTECVAVTDGTLLVGTFEEGLQRSTDEGASWERAAGIEQDAVTSLAVAPHDPKTVYAGTEPSRLYRSTDGGETFERLPGLTDLPSSAEWSFPPRPDTHHVRWIEPDPGDPDLLHVAVEAGALLRAHVDADGSVDWTDRVSSARRDVHTIATHPERPAHAWVAAGDGYAETTDAGESWQHPQDGLDHTYCWSVAVGLPPERPDGSTPRILLSAATSAREAHRVGESYLYRRDGGEWERLDDRGIPTGEGVYRAVLARGDDETTFWAANNHGLYCTDDGADSWTGIDVSWADRVGEQTCRGLTIVVD
- a CDS encoding geranylgeranyl reductase family protein; this encodes MYDFAVVGVGPAGARVARRAAEAGYDVVAFEQGEIGTPLACSGHVSRDIWEYTPAGAREELLQNEVYGADFHVGGAESDAYPFYKDEPVSNVIDREELDRILAEAASDAGAEIHDGHTVTGVDERTDSVELTVSPDDGDAFTVEARMLAGCDGPVSRTRRAVDLPEPDEKLHGVLGFDSAPDHGDFVDVHLTVPSFFAWRIPRGEAGVEYGLAVRPDADSDARARFDRLVDAYGAEIDRFCSGAIPIGPPDSVTSHRVFLVGDAAAQTKPFTGGGILYGMRSADHAVRAIDPDDPATLSAYEAAWRDELATEIRLGHWLRRAYSLPEPIQRFGLRLTSGEIGVHMDRPTTLFSREHLRSYLP
- a CDS encoding glycine cleavage T C-terminal barrel domain-containing protein codes for the protein MTLVGGSHADHGATFGERGGREVVEEYGRPDRTVRAVRNGVGAIEMGYGVVVVTGSDRHTVVGEAVTNELPGTDGGGCYALVLDGRTIEAELFVYDAGERLLLFTPPGRAEPLARRLAAADRDVTAREATTEFGVFGVHGPMATEKIASVLHNAGAPTGAYSFVRGSMGDAGVSVVAGDAPGGEESYEVICAADDAGEVWMTLLSRGNGAAPFGYRTYETLTLEAGTPLFDPDIRGESPESTGLARVAGVGETTEEPSHRLVGLRIDAADDDRIPGSGAAVLGSDAPIGRVTRAGWSPSLSEPIAFARIDRDASVRAVRTDRGEVRATRSSLPFVEGGEQSGRLPSY
- a CDS encoding DUF6432 family protein gives rise to the protein MAVSPEHRDRDEVEFEVLAALADRAEEGMSVLELRAAVDADIDRLEPALGDLKDAGLIEVESNGDGVVLYPAEGVVADPEDLDEEEPSVLEIIRDRFGF
- a CDS encoding DUF7093 family protein; protein product: MGLRCLLGHDFGEPETERERNEEGNEVVVTVREVKTCERCGEKQVVSENKEITSIDQLRDSAAGEQSREESAPKVGIGTDAEEEWGDDDPAAGQPEPATAGTEPEQPAEETATVEPDEDPIERGVADIIEQAEKDDDMLEQAPGEPAAEPEPAADAASDESEPAESEDDEPVHPGQRSAAAEESDAPDPAEDDGVILDDDASPPEEGRHQWEEEASPEEVPGDERNVGDASAPEESEEDDAEIIDASDSFPEPSSAEPSSEPSTPEDESQQSSTPSAVESEDAEIVDADPEPATGTSDPAPESGVSQSEAADASTEREETDEGHMPWPEGPGEDEGHDATAPEGEPADVDFGDFAPAEEQSSDAETDRANGHRTDEGESSEQSTAPTANVDLERSSRDAELEYFCPECGLTRDVGTSSMRAGDICPECHAGYISEQQKAE